One stretch of Eupeodes corollae chromosome 2, idEupCoro1.1, whole genome shotgun sequence DNA includes these proteins:
- the LOC129946094 gene encoding uncharacterized protein LOC129946094, with translation MQEFEMKRNALFASLDIAGKDLKGTILDQTGPESHTVNLLKRSAPSEEIISSDRTLTKLRGKESIFKKPELPIAKCLKPRVAPDYQVNPHKWKKYSLADVDISDHTNTAAALSFLKEIESSKDEEESTDCASGKISFNKAVKAKRSIRISGEVDDEEVDKPKLKGSKLVMPEYVIGQKSEKDKRKKRSPSKIETSSQLTLSHLQEDEEED, from the exons ATGCAAGAgtttgaaatgaaaagaaatgcaTTGTTTGCCAGTCTTGATATAGCTGGCAAAGATTTAAAAGGAACTATTCTCGACCAAACCGGGCCCGAATCTCACACAGTAAACTTGCTCAAACGTTCTGCCCCTTCGGAGGAAATAATATCATCGGATCGTACGTTAACAAAACTCCGTGGAAAAGAAAGTATATTCAAGAAACCAGAACTCCCTATTGCTAAATGCCTCAAACCTCGTGTTGCTCCAGATTATCAG gTTAATCCACACAAATGGAAGAAGTATTCTCTAGCCGATGTGGACATATCAGACCATACAAATACCGCAGCTGCACTATCATTTCTCAAAGAAATCGAATCTTCAAAAGATGAGGAAGAATCAACTGATTGTGCTTCTGGAAAGATATCATTCAATAAAGCAGTAAAAGCCAAACGAAGCATACGAATTTCTGGAGAAGTAGATGATGAGGAAGTTGATAAACCAAAGTTAAAAGGTTCAAAATTGGTAATGCCTGAATACGTAATTGGCCAAAAGTCGGAAAAagacaaaagaaagaaaagatcTCCCAGCAAGATTGAAACGTCTTCGCAGCTAACTTTGTCACATCTtcaagaagatgaagaagaggactga
- the LOC129946844 gene encoding uncharacterized protein LOC129946844 → MVLPFGLGPDGQHPTASGRAMVPPTAPPAEPHVPITTTVTTVPIIVPQSQYIEFIVVNGDDRYMIRCERKAVLENSVELAKIIHAGPNSGRKNDNHFQISNVDKKDFELLIRFLETKFVKYRDHMHILEILELANRFNCPDLVIHCIRELDLQLTSAIVLDVFRSLWYYNSAAPSTIHQNQSVTSQEPGKASSKKSKSTTTNSYPFTPEDHMIALLNNSLQLIDMHAELVLTKEQMTALRFEELEMIAKRDALQLHSELGLFECLADWSLEECQRKKLDPNAENRRRVLGPLCYAPRYLTMSAKDFRKACDRVELLDPAEVSLVAEAIDGKKMKHLTPEQTHMLEKFRTPRPEFAKMPIHLSDRSNPKNYPKKMRRAEKIENGNDGCWESFGMNCLTVFACIFD, encoded by the coding sequence ATGGTTCTTCCGTTTGGACTTGGGCCAGATGGGCAGCATCCGACTGCATCTGGCCGTGCCATGGTACCGCCGACGGCGCCACCTGCCGAGCCGCATGTGCCCATCACAACGACAGTAACGACCGTGCCTATAATCGTGCCACAGAGTCAATATATTGAGTTCATAGTTGTCAACGGTGATGACAGATACATGATCCGCTGCGAACGCAAAGCAGTCCTAGAAAACAGTGTTGAACTGGCGAAAATAATTCATGCCGGTCCAAATAGCGGCCGCAAAAATGACAACCATTTTCAGATATCCAACGTTGACAAGAAGGACTTCGAGCTACTCATTCGatttcttgaaacaaaattcGTCAAATACCGTGATCATATGCACATTTTGGAGATTCTCGAATTAGCCAACAGATTCAACTGCCCCGATCTTGTCATCCATTGCATACGAGAGTTAGACTTGCAGCTGACTAGTGCCATTGTTTTGGATGTTTTTCGCTCTCTGTGGTACTATAATAGTGCAGCTCCTTCGACCATCCATCAAAATCAATCGGTGACTAGTCAGGAGCCCGGGAAGGCTTCATCGAAAAAATCCAAATCAACGACAACCAACTCGTATCCATTCACTCCTGAAGATCACATGATCGCTTTGCTGAATAACTCCCTGCAGTTGATTGACATGCACGCCGAGTTGGTGCTGACAAAAGAACAGATGACAGCACTTCGTTTTGAGGAACTGGAAATGATTGCCAAACGGGATGCCTTACAACTCCATTCAGAGCTGGGGCTGTTTGAATGCCTTGCCGATTGGTCATTGGAAGAGTGTCAGCGCAAGAAACTCGACCCTAATGCCGAAAATCGTCGAAGAGTTCTGGGTCCTCTGTGCTATGCCCCACGATACCTTACGATGTCAGCAAAAGACTTTCGAAAAGCATGCGACCGGGTGGAGCTGTTGGATCCAGCGGAAGTCTCACTCGTTGCAGAAGCCATCGACGGAAAGAAAATGAAGCATCTCACCCCCGAACAGACGCACATGTTGGAGAAATTCCGCACACCACGACCGGAGTTCGCCAAAATGCCTATCCACCTCAGTGATCGGAGTAATCCGAAGAACTACCCCAAAAAGATGAGACGTGCTGAAAAAATCGAAAACGGAAACGACGGATGTTGGGAGAGTTTCGGAATGAACTGCTTGACGGTATTTGCATGCATTTTCGACTGA